A single Curtobacterium sp. MCSS17_015 DNA region contains:
- a CDS encoding lamin tail domain-containing protein, producing MRTPALRLGATIATGLVVAAGVLATAPATAAPVDAPAVAANGVVINEIESNADDTDWVELKNTATVAADVSGWSMLDDSDKHTRYVLPAGSVIAPGGYFVIDQLTSTAPGFDFGLGNPDQVRVFDATGALVLAHAYETHAAVTYGRCPDGLGALVDTTASTKGRANDCSSPVRINEVESQGGTPGDWVELTNTGTTTVDLAGYVFQDAEDDHAYTIPAGTTVAPGGFTVLDEADFGFGLGKADSARISTPAGVLADSTSWTEHAAVTIGRNPDGTGEFAPTSAATKGAVNAFVGVVTAEPWPGGPDVTVLDAEGTFSGDLSGLDWQSSSTAVGGGVLWGVQNGDGLLYRMVSDGKGGWAPSNATGTTLHYADGSGTPDAEGVTVTTDDPGAVYVSTERDNDRSSTSRPAVLRFATTDGSERTLNATDEWNLAGDFPGLGANAGLEGVTWVPDSWLTAQGFVDGSTGAAYAPARYPGHGEGLFFVGVEGTASVYAYALMADGSAARVAEIATPFSVVAEVQFDATLDALWVACDDACAGRTALFDVQDGVFTAASVYEAPSGAARDLANEGFVVSDVCTDGSRATYYADDNDTDGFSLRTGTLPCTEETEPGDGGTTPTPAPAPGDGTPTPTPTADPGTGGATPTVPGAPAESSLTAANRGGISAPATARVGETITVTTGREHAGERVAVYLYSSPVLLGTPVVAADGTVGVTIPAGTTLGAHRIAVVGADGALIGWAPITITAASGQQLAFTGAELASGTAAALLLLAAGGGLLVARRRRRTATATAE from the coding sequence ATGCGCACACCCGCCCTGCGTCTCGGCGCCACGATCGCGACGGGCCTGGTCGTCGCGGCCGGCGTCCTCGCCACCGCACCCGCCACGGCGGCACCCGTCGATGCCCCTGCCGTCGCGGCCAACGGCGTCGTCATCAACGAGATCGAGTCGAACGCCGACGACACCGACTGGGTGGAGCTGAAGAACACCGCGACCGTCGCCGCCGACGTCAGCGGATGGTCGATGCTCGACGACAGCGACAAGCACACCCGGTACGTGCTCCCCGCCGGGTCCGTGATCGCTCCGGGCGGGTACTTCGTGATCGACCAGCTGACGAGCACGGCGCCCGGGTTCGACTTCGGCCTCGGCAACCCCGACCAGGTCCGGGTCTTCGACGCCACGGGTGCGCTCGTGCTCGCCCACGCCTACGAGACCCACGCCGCGGTCACGTACGGCCGCTGCCCGGACGGCCTCGGGGCCCTCGTCGACACCACCGCCTCGACCAAGGGCCGGGCGAACGACTGCTCCTCGCCGGTCCGCATCAACGAGGTCGAGTCGCAGGGTGGCACCCCGGGCGACTGGGTCGAGCTGACGAACACCGGCACCACGACGGTCGACCTCGCCGGCTACGTGTTCCAGGACGCCGAGGACGACCACGCGTACACGATCCCCGCCGGCACGACCGTGGCCCCGGGCGGGTTCACCGTCCTGGACGAGGCCGACTTCGGGTTCGGGCTCGGCAAGGCGGACTCCGCGCGCATCTCGACGCCCGCGGGCGTCCTGGCCGACTCGACGAGTTGGACCGAGCACGCGGCCGTCACGATCGGCCGCAACCCGGACGGGACCGGCGAGTTCGCCCCGACGTCCGCTGCGACCAAGGGCGCGGTGAACGCCTTCGTCGGCGTCGTCACGGCAGAGCCCTGGCCCGGCGGTCCGGACGTGACCGTCCTCGACGCCGAGGGCACGTTCTCGGGCGACCTCAGCGGACTCGACTGGCAGTCCTCGTCGACAGCGGTCGGCGGTGGTGTCCTCTGGGGCGTGCAGAACGGCGACGGCCTGCTCTACCGCATGGTCTCCGACGGGAAGGGTGGCTGGGCCCCCTCGAACGCCACCGGCACGACGCTGCACTACGCCGACGGCTCCGGCACTCCGGACGCCGAGGGCGTCACGGTCACCACGGACGACCCCGGCGCGGTGTACGTCTCCACCGAGCGCGACAACGACCGGTCGTCGACCAGCCGCCCGGCGGTCCTGCGCTTCGCGACGACGGACGGCTCCGAGCGGACGCTGAACGCGACGGACGAGTGGAACCTGGCCGGCGACTTCCCGGGCCTCGGCGCGAACGCCGGACTCGAAGGCGTCACCTGGGTGCCCGACTCCTGGCTCACCGCACAGGGCTTCGTCGACGGGTCCACCGGCGCCGCCTACGCACCGGCACGGTACCCCGGTCACGGCGAGGGGCTCTTCTTCGTCGGCGTCGAGGGCACGGCGAGCGTCTACGCCTACGCCCTGATGGCGGACGGTTCGGCGGCGCGCGTGGCCGAGATCGCCACGCCGTTCAGCGTGGTGGCCGAAGTCCAGTTCGACGCGACGCTCGACGCGCTCTGGGTGGCGTGCGACGACGCGTGCGCCGGTCGCACCGCATTGTTCGACGTGCAGGACGGCGTGTTCACCGCGGCGAGTGTGTACGAGGCTCCGTCCGGTGCGGCACGCGACCTGGCGAACGAGGGCTTCGTGGTGTCGGACGTGTGCACCGACGGTTCGCGGGCGACCTACTACGCGGACGACAACGACACCGACGGGTTCTCCCTTCGGACCGGGACGTTGCCGTGCACCGAGGAGACCGAGCCGGGCGACGGCGGCACGACACCGACGCCGGCCCCTGCGCCCGGCGACGGCACGCCCACGCCGACGCCCACCGCCGACCCGGGGACCGGTGGCGCGACGCCGACCGTGCCGGGCGCGCCGGCTGAGTCGTCCCTGACCGCCGCGAACCGCGGCGGGATCAGCGCCCCGGCCACGGCACGCGTCGGCGAGACGATCACCGTGACGACGGGGCGCGAGCACGCCGGTGAGCGCGTCGCCGTGTACCTGTACTCGTCACCGGTGCTCCTCGGGACTCCGGTCGTCGCTGCGGACGGCACGGTCGGGGTCACGATCCCGGCCGGCACGACGCTCGGCGCTCACCGGATCGCGGTCGTCGGCGCGGACGGCGCACTGATCGGCTGGGCGCCGATCACGATCACCGCCGCCTCCGGGCAGCAGCTCGCGTTCACGGGTGCCGAGCTCGCCTCGGGCACCGCGGCCGCCCTGCTCCTGCTCGCCGCCGGTGGCGGTCTGCTCGTCGCACGTCGGCGTCGCCGCACCGCCACCGCCACCGCCGAGTAG
- a CDS encoding glycoside hydrolase family 38 C-terminal domain-containing protein, which translates to MHQDEPLVEARIARLVRDRVDPNVHRRASPVTIEAWQVPDEPVPFAEAVRQTYTPFTVGEPWGARPWGTTWFKVTGTVPADFGTADGTTAELLVDLGFSKRQPGFQAEGLAFRPDGSTIKAIEPRNDTVPLPVGPGESFELYVEAGANPDIGGDDFQGATPLGSKHTAGDTPIYRLRALEVVERDDTVWELQQDLWVLRGLMAELPTDGTRGADVLRVLERAADALDPDDVAGTADDARAVLAEALAVPASGSAHRAIAVGHAHIDSAWLWPVRETKRKCARTFSNVLDLMDRDPDFTFACSSAQQYAWMRDEYPEVFGRIKQRVAEGRWIPVGGMWVESDTNLPGGEALARQFVAGKRFFLEEFGVDTPEAWLPDSFGYTGALPQIVRAAGSKWFVTQKPSWNETNVIPHTSFLWEGIDGSRVLTHLPPADTYNSDVSPADLHRGERQNKERGVANTSMLLYGFGDGGGGPTREMVAAARRQHDLDGSPRVDLGTPAQVFEELERALPTPGVWSGEMYLEFHRGTYTSQIRTKQGNRRSEHLLREAELWTATAAVRLGQDYPYDALEDAWHTVLLAQFHDILPGSSIAWVYENAEAEYARVAEVLEDLIGTATTALAVGGAERGADRPGGAPSTAPHVRFNASPVAADGVRALGAEPVDVARAVPPVRDGDRFVFDTGAVVATVDAAGHVVSLVDRATGRDAIAPGAAAAEYTVFRDTPNQWEAWDIDRAYQRHGAVLAATSVTVEGDALVVVRPFGSSTVTTRYTATEGQPELVVETEADWHEQQKLLKLAFPLDLKADQASSEIQFGHIDRPTHQNTSWDFARFETSAHRWVHVAEPGFGVAVANDSTYGHDVTRSTRPDGGTTTQVRESLVRGPKFPDPEADQGHHVFRTVLRIGETVLDAADSGYRLNLPVRTVPGDAVVEPLVTVSSPQVFVEAVKLAEDRSGDVVVRLYEALGGRAGDVGVDFGFDVAEVTRVDLLERPLDDGAWADGAPVVLTMRPFELVTLRVRRA; encoded by the coding sequence ATGCACCAGGACGAACCGCTCGTCGAGGCCCGGATCGCACGACTCGTGCGGGACCGCGTCGACCCGAACGTCCACCGCCGGGCATCGCCGGTGACGATCGAGGCCTGGCAGGTGCCGGACGAACCGGTGCCCTTCGCCGAGGCCGTCCGGCAGACCTACACGCCGTTCACCGTCGGCGAACCGTGGGGCGCCCGGCCGTGGGGCACCACGTGGTTCAAGGTCACCGGCACCGTCCCCGCCGACTTCGGCACCGCGGACGGCACCACCGCCGAACTCCTCGTCGACCTCGGCTTCAGCAAGCGGCAGCCCGGGTTCCAGGCCGAGGGGCTCGCGTTCCGGCCGGACGGCTCCACCATCAAGGCCATCGAGCCGCGGAACGACACCGTGCCGCTGCCGGTCGGCCCGGGGGAGTCGTTCGAGCTCTACGTCGAGGCCGGCGCGAACCCGGACATCGGCGGCGACGACTTCCAGGGCGCCACCCCGCTCGGCTCGAAGCACACCGCCGGGGACACCCCGATCTACCGGCTCCGCGCGCTCGAGGTCGTCGAGCGCGACGACACCGTCTGGGAGCTGCAGCAGGACCTCTGGGTGCTGCGCGGGCTCATGGCGGAGCTGCCGACCGACGGCACCCGCGGTGCGGACGTCCTCCGCGTGCTCGAACGCGCTGCCGACGCGCTCGACCCCGACGACGTCGCGGGCACCGCCGACGACGCCCGCGCCGTGCTCGCCGAGGCGCTCGCGGTCCCCGCCAGCGGCTCGGCACACCGGGCGATCGCGGTCGGGCACGCGCACATCGACTCCGCCTGGCTCTGGCCGGTGCGCGAGACGAAGCGCAAGTGCGCCCGCACCTTCTCGAACGTGCTGGACCTGATGGACCGCGACCCCGACTTCACCTTCGCCTGCTCGTCCGCGCAGCAGTACGCCTGGATGCGGGACGAGTACCCCGAGGTCTTCGGGCGGATCAAGCAGCGCGTCGCCGAGGGCCGGTGGATCCCGGTCGGTGGCATGTGGGTCGAGTCCGACACGAACCTGCCCGGGGGCGAGGCCCTCGCCCGGCAGTTCGTCGCCGGCAAGCGCTTCTTCCTCGAGGAGTTCGGCGTCGACACCCCCGAGGCCTGGCTCCCCGACTCGTTCGGCTACACCGGCGCCCTGCCGCAGATCGTGCGAGCCGCGGGCTCGAAGTGGTTCGTCACGCAGAAGCCGTCGTGGAACGAGACGAACGTCATCCCGCACACCTCGTTCCTGTGGGAGGGCATCGACGGCTCGCGGGTGCTCACGCACCTGCCCCCGGCGGACACCTACAACTCCGACGTCTCGCCCGCCGACCTGCACCGGGGGGAGCGCCAGAACAAGGAGCGCGGCGTCGCGAACACCTCGATGCTGCTCTACGGCTTCGGTGACGGCGGCGGCGGCCCGACCCGCGAGATGGTCGCCGCCGCTCGACGTCAGCACGACCTGGACGGCTCGCCCCGCGTCGACCTCGGCACGCCCGCACAGGTCTTCGAGGAACTCGAGCGGGCGCTGCCCACCCCCGGGGTCTGGTCGGGGGAGATGTACCTCGAGTTCCACCGCGGCACGTACACATCGCAGATCCGCACGAAGCAGGGCAACCGCCGCTCCGAGCACCTGCTCCGCGAGGCCGAGCTCTGGACCGCCACCGCAGCCGTCCGGCTCGGGCAGGACTACCCGTACGACGCGCTCGAGGACGCCTGGCACACGGTGCTCCTGGCGCAGTTCCACGACATCCTGCCGGGGTCGTCGATCGCCTGGGTCTACGAGAACGCCGAGGCCGAGTACGCCCGCGTCGCCGAGGTCCTCGAGGACCTGATCGGCACCGCGACGACGGCGCTCGCCGTCGGTGGTGCGGAGCGCGGTGCGGACCGGCCGGGAGGCGCGCCCTCCACCGCACCGCACGTCCGGTTCAACGCGTCCCCGGTGGCCGCTGACGGCGTGCGCGCCCTGGGCGCCGAGCCCGTCGACGTGGCGCGGGCCGTGCCTCCCGTCCGGGACGGCGACCGGTTCGTCTTCGACACCGGCGCGGTGGTGGCGACCGTCGACGCGGCCGGCCACGTGGTGTCGCTCGTCGACCGGGCCACCGGGCGCGACGCGATCGCCCCTGGTGCCGCGGCCGCCGAGTACACCGTGTTCCGGGACACCCCGAACCAGTGGGAGGCGTGGGACATCGACCGGGCCTACCAGCGGCACGGAGCGGTGCTCGCCGCCACGAGCGTCACCGTCGAGGGGGACGCGCTCGTCGTCGTCCGTCCGTTCGGCAGCTCGACCGTGACCACCCGGTACACGGCGACCGAGGGGCAGCCGGAGCTCGTCGTCGAGACCGAGGCCGACTGGCACGAGCAGCAGAAGCTCCTCAAGCTGGCGTTCCCGCTCGACCTCAAGGCCGACCAGGCCTCGAGCGAGATCCAGTTCGGGCACATCGACCGGCCGACGCACCAGAACACCTCGTGGGACTTCGCCCGGTTCGAGACGAGCGCGCACCGGTGGGTGCACGTCGCCGAGCCCGGCTTCGGCGTCGCGGTCGCGAACGACTCCACCTACGGGCACGACGTCACCCGGAGCACCCGCCCCGACGGCGGGACGACGACGCAGGTGCGGGAGTCGCTCGTGCGCGGGCCGAAGTTCCCGGACCCCGAGGCCGACCAGGGGCACCACGTGTTCCGGACCGTGCTGCGGATCGGCGAGACCGTGCTCGACGCGGCGGACTCCGGGTACCGGCTCAACCTGCCGGTGCGCACGGTCCCCGGGGACGCCGTCGTCGAGCCGCTCGTCACGGTGTCGTCGCCGCAGGTGTTCGTCGAGGCCGTGAAGCTCGCCGAGGACCGGTCGGGTGACGTCGTCGTCAGGCTGTACGAGGCCCTCGGTGGTCGGGCGGGTGACGTCGGGGTCGACTTCGGGTTCGACGTCGCCGAGGTCACGCGGGTCGACCTGCTCGAGCGTCCGCTCGACGACGGGGCCTGGGCCGACGGTGCACCCGTCGTGCTCACCATGCGGCCGTTCGAGCTCGTCACGCTGCGCGTGCGGCGGGCGTAG
- a CDS encoding extracellular solute-binding protein, which produces MKRTRIIAGLAAVAVASVGLAGCSSSGSASSDTIKIAYQKFGAFQQLDAQMKVVKKEYEDANPGKKVELVPIQAQEDDYATKLALMNRAPATAPDVIYEDTFRIKADADAGYLQPIDQFTEKWDEWDQFYDNAKQAGEGEDGKIYGVPMGTDTRALWYNKEIFEEVGLPVPWEPKTWDDVLAAAKTIKEQQPDVIPFNIYSGKAQGEASTMQGFEMLLYGADGEGNTLYRDGKWVVGSQQFQDSLQFIEDVYQGDLGPTPQQALDTNIGTTITQTWLPEGKLAIDLDGSWQSGTWLESGTAPWAEWNDVMGQAPFPTQNGQEPGYNSMSGGWTLAVGSKSKSPQDAFDFITMFLDKDGSIKYDSENSQIAVRKDVAEDPAYTGANPTFEFFSGLVEHTNFRPATSEYAQVSNAIQVAMESVMTGQQSPAEAAAVYDKAVEGVVGEDNTVSG; this is translated from the coding sequence ATGAAACGCACCCGCATCATCGCCGGACTCGCCGCCGTGGCCGTCGCCTCGGTCGGACTCGCCGGCTGCTCGAGCTCGGGGTCCGCCTCGAGCGACACGATCAAGATCGCCTACCAGAAGTTCGGCGCCTTCCAGCAGCTCGACGCCCAGATGAAGGTCGTCAAGAAGGAGTACGAGGACGCGAACCCCGGCAAGAAGGTCGAGCTCGTTCCGATCCAGGCGCAGGAGGACGACTACGCCACGAAGCTCGCGCTGATGAACCGGGCACCCGCGACCGCGCCCGACGTCATCTACGAGGACACGTTCCGCATCAAGGCCGACGCCGATGCCGGCTACCTGCAGCCGATCGACCAGTTCACCGAGAAGTGGGACGAGTGGGACCAGTTCTACGACAACGCGAAGCAGGCGGGTGAGGGAGAGGACGGCAAGATCTACGGCGTCCCGATGGGCACCGACACCCGTGCGCTCTGGTACAACAAGGAGATCTTCGAGGAGGTCGGTCTGCCCGTGCCGTGGGAGCCGAAGACCTGGGACGACGTCCTCGCCGCCGCGAAGACCATCAAGGAGCAGCAGCCGGACGTCATCCCGTTCAACATCTACTCCGGCAAGGCCCAGGGCGAGGCGTCGACGATGCAGGGCTTCGAGATGTTGCTCTACGGTGCGGACGGCGAGGGCAACACGCTGTACCGGGACGGCAAGTGGGTCGTCGGCTCGCAGCAGTTCCAGGACTCGCTGCAGTTCATCGAGGACGTCTACCAGGGTGACCTCGGGCCCACCCCGCAGCAGGCCCTCGACACCAACATCGGGACGACGATCACGCAGACGTGGCTGCCGGAGGGCAAGCTCGCGATCGACCTCGACGGCTCGTGGCAGTCCGGCACCTGGCTGGAGTCCGGGACCGCCCCGTGGGCCGAGTGGAACGACGTGATGGGCCAGGCACCCTTCCCGACGCAGAACGGCCAGGAGCCGGGCTACAACTCGATGTCCGGCGGCTGGACGCTCGCGGTCGGTTCGAAGTCGAAGAGCCCGCAGGACGCGTTCGACTTCATCACGATGTTCCTCGACAAGGACGGCTCCATCAAGTACGACTCGGAGAACAGCCAGATCGCCGTCCGGAAGGACGTCGCCGAGGACCCGGCGTACACCGGCGCGAACCCGACCTTCGAGTTCTTCTCCGGATTGGTGGAGCACACCAACTTCCGTCCGGCGACGAGCGAGTACGCACAGGTCTCGAACGCCATCCAGGTCGCGATGGAGTCCGTGATGACCGGTCAGCAGTCGCCCGCCGAGGCAGCGGCGGTCTACGACAAGGCCGTCGAGGGCGTCGTCGGCGAGGACAACACCGTCTCGGGCTGA
- a CDS encoding ROK family transcriptional regulator, whose protein sequence is MAEHRRGANLPSLGGFNRTVVLDAVRRSPDGLSRVELAARTGLSPQTVSNVTRYLIDAGMIVESGTVVSGRGKPRTILRLEARSRFAVGVHVDPAVVTYVLLDLAGAVVAEATTSTPSAEDPEQVVRTMAAAVDELVGRAGVDTDTVLGVGVASPGPIDAAAGIVLDPPFLPRWRDVALRDALGDATGYPVLLEKDVTAAAVGEVFLAREAAARDFAFVYFGTGFGVGLVIDHEPVRGAGANAGDAGHIMVDQGLLAGTPDGEGRRGEVGAAVTPDRLVRIAVGRGIPLGDVDAPAVGTDGAAVDLAAVDRAWDALGDAVASGDPLASAFAAEVGTVMGRAVVVIVNLLDVDRVVFGGPFWSRIAPAALPAATAAIAGSPILVPKHPVTVVESQRGADVAAVGAACLVLDAALSPRASAMLIAH, encoded by the coding sequence GTGGCGGAGCATCGGCGTGGGGCGAACCTGCCGTCGCTGGGCGGGTTCAACCGCACGGTCGTGCTCGACGCCGTCCGCCGGTCCCCGGACGGTCTCAGCCGCGTCGAGCTCGCGGCCCGCACCGGCCTCAGCCCGCAGACCGTCTCGAACGTCACCCGGTACCTCATCGACGCCGGCATGATCGTCGAGTCCGGCACGGTGGTGTCGGGGCGCGGCAAGCCGCGCACGATCCTCCGTCTGGAGGCCCGGAGTCGCTTCGCCGTCGGGGTGCACGTCGACCCCGCGGTCGTCACCTACGTGCTGCTCGACCTGGCGGGTGCGGTGGTGGCCGAGGCCACCACGTCGACCCCGAGCGCCGAGGACCCGGAGCAGGTCGTGCGGACGATGGCGGCGGCCGTCGACGAACTCGTCGGTCGCGCCGGAGTCGACACCGACACGGTGCTCGGGGTGGGCGTCGCGTCCCCGGGGCCGATCGACGCAGCGGCCGGCATCGTGCTCGACCCGCCCTTCCTGCCGCGCTGGCGGGACGTCGCGCTGCGGGACGCCCTCGGTGATGCGACCGGCTACCCGGTGCTGCTCGAGAAGGACGTCACGGCCGCGGCGGTCGGCGAGGTGTTCCTGGCCCGGGAGGCGGCGGCGCGGGACTTCGCCTTCGTGTACTTCGGCACCGGGTTCGGCGTCGGGCTCGTCATCGACCACGAGCCCGTGCGCGGGGCTGGGGCCAACGCCGGGGACGCCGGACACATCATGGTCGACCAGGGTCTGCTCGCCGGGACGCCCGACGGCGAGGGCAGGCGCGGCGAGGTCGGGGCCGCCGTGACCCCGGACCGGCTGGTGCGGATCGCGGTCGGACGCGGCATCCCGCTCGGTGACGTGGATGCCCCCGCGGTCGGCACCGACGGTGCCGCCGTCGACCTCGCGGCCGTCGACCGGGCGTGGGACGCGCTCGGGGACGCCGTCGCATCCGGTGACCCGCTCGCATCGGCGTTCGCGGCCGAGGTCGGCACGGTCATGGGGCGGGCCGTGGTCGTCATCGTGAACCTGCTCGACGTCGACCGGGTCGTCTTCGGCGGGCCGTTCTGGTCGCGGATCGCACCGGCTGCCCTCCCGGCGGCGACGGCTGCCATCGCGGGGTCGCCGATCCTCGTCCCGAAGCACCCCGTCACCGTGGTCGAGAGCCAGCGCGGGGCGGACGTGGCCGCGGTCGGGGCGGCCTGTCTGGTGCTGGACGCGGCACTGTCGCCGCGCGCGAGTGCGATGCTCATCGCGCACTGA
- a CDS encoding carbohydrate ABC transporter permease, producing the protein MALTADRPVANVTRSVTAPGSLHMTSPRGRTLRWVSNVVLLVIAVCFAVPLLWLVLASVDTQASLSVKVPSQFTLDNFAQVLTPELSFIPLANSLLLSGGTAVVTVVAALLAAYPLSRYKLRVNKPFLYSILFGTGLPITAMMVPVYALFVSLNLIDNIYGCVFFLAATSLPMAIWMAKNFMDSVPISLEEAAWTDGASMFTTLTRIVVPLMRPGIAVVFIFVFIQAWGNFFVPFVLLLSPDKVPAAVSIFNFFGQNGAVAYGQLAAFSIVYSLPVIALYVLVSRGLGGGNALAGGIKG; encoded by the coding sequence ATGGCCCTCACCGCTGACCGTCCGGTCGCGAACGTCACCCGCTCGGTGACCGCCCCGGGCTCGCTCCACATGACCTCGCCACGGGGTCGCACCCTGCGGTGGGTGTCGAACGTCGTCCTGCTCGTCATCGCGGTGTGCTTCGCGGTGCCGCTGCTCTGGCTCGTGCTCGCATCGGTGGACACGCAGGCGTCGCTGTCGGTGAAGGTGCCGTCGCAGTTCACGCTCGACAACTTCGCCCAGGTGCTCACCCCGGAACTGTCGTTCATCCCGCTCGCGAACAGCCTGCTGCTCTCCGGTGGCACGGCCGTCGTGACGGTCGTCGCCGCACTCCTCGCCGCGTACCCGCTGTCCCGGTACAAGCTGCGCGTGAACAAGCCGTTCCTGTACAGCATCCTGTTCGGCACCGGGCTGCCCATCACCGCGATGATGGTCCCCGTCTACGCGCTGTTCGTGTCGCTCAACCTCATCGACAACATCTACGGCTGCGTCTTCTTCCTCGCCGCCACGAGCCTGCCGATGGCGATCTGGATGGCGAAGAACTTCATGGACTCGGTGCCGATCTCGCTCGAGGAAGCCGCGTGGACCGACGGCGCATCGATGTTCACCACGCTGACCCGGATCGTCGTGCCGCTCATGCGCCCCGGCATCGCGGTGGTGTTCATCTTCGTGTTCATCCAGGCGTGGGGGAACTTCTTCGTCCCCTTCGTCCTGCTGCTCTCACCCGACAAGGTGCCCGCCGCGGTGAGCATCTTCAACTTCTTCGGTCAGAACGGGGCCGTCGCCTACGGGCAGCTCGCGGCGTTCTCGATCGTCTACTCGCTGCCCGTCATCGCCCTCTACGTGCTCGTGTCGCGCGGCCTCGGTGGCGGCAACGCCCTCGCCGGCGGCATCAAGGGCTGA
- a CDS encoding PhzF family phenazine biosynthesis isomerase — translation MQHVEVLRYTAFADPDAGADGGNPAGVVLDAAALGDDEMLAVAQRVGYSETAFVTGSEGDRIRVRYFSPAAEVPFCGHATVALAVAIAERQGPGRRVFVTQSGDVVLDTSDSAGGVQVAMTSVEPVIRPLPDDRLVPLLDLLGLVPDDLDAAHPPLEAFAGNWHPVLVVADADLFHQFRFAPAALADLMRRSGWPATVTVLHSVAPGEYEARNLFPVGRITEDPATGSAAASVGAYLREVGAAAPGDRVVIRQGRHVGRPSVLLVDVPEAGGVTVTGGATPIR, via the coding sequence GTGCAGCACGTCGAGGTCCTCCGGTACACCGCCTTCGCCGATCCGGATGCCGGCGCGGATGGCGGCAACCCGGCCGGGGTCGTGCTCGACGCCGCGGCCCTCGGCGACGACGAGATGCTCGCGGTCGCGCAGCGGGTGGGGTACTCCGAGACCGCCTTCGTGACCGGCTCGGAGGGCGACCGGATCCGGGTGCGCTACTTCTCCCCGGCCGCCGAGGTGCCGTTCTGCGGCCACGCGACGGTCGCCCTCGCGGTGGCGATCGCCGAGCGGCAGGGTCCGGGACGGCGGGTGTTCGTCACGCAGTCGGGCGACGTCGTGCTCGACACATCGGACTCCGCGGGCGGCGTGCAGGTCGCGATGACGAGCGTCGAGCCCGTGATCCGGCCGCTGCCGGACGACCGCCTCGTGCCGCTGCTCGACCTGCTCGGACTGGTGCCGGACGACCTCGACGCGGCACACCCACCCCTCGAGGCCTTCGCCGGCAACTGGCACCCGGTGCTCGTCGTCGCCGACGCGGACCTGTTCCACCAGTTCCGGTTCGCCCCCGCGGCGCTCGCCGACCTCATGCGGCGGAGCGGGTGGCCGGCGACGGTGACCGTGCTGCACTCGGTGGCGCCGGGGGAGTACGAGGCGCGGAACCTCTTCCCGGTCGGCCGCATCACCGAGGACCCGGCGACCGGATCGGCGGCGGCGTCCGTCGGGGCGTACCTGCGCGAGGTGGGGGCGGCAGCGCCGGGGGACCGGGTCGTGATCCGGCAGGGGCGGCACGTCGGACGGCCGAGCGTGCTGCTCGTCGACGTGCCCGAGGCCGGCGGCGTCACCGTGACCGGCGGGGCGACCCCGATCCGGTAG
- a CDS encoding sugar ABC transporter permease, with product MSSTPLAPTLSAPGSPNRADPPAPRKRRRMRNATRVVPLLPAVVLLVVFLLGPVISSFYGSFTNAALTGIDAANQQFVGFQNYVELFQDPDFPKSVVLTIVFLIASAVVGQNVLGLGLALLMRSANRVVRAIVGTFVVAAWVLPEIVASFAAYAFFHDEGTLNTFLASLGISGPNWLYTYPMIAVILANIWRGTAFSMLVYSAAVQEVPEEITESAEVDGATGWQRLVYITLPVIRRSISTNLMLTTLQTLSVFTLIFVMTGGGPGTNSSTLPILAYQEAFQFSQLGFGTAIATILLVVGAVFSIIYIKALKPEVD from the coding sequence GTGTCCAGCACCCCCCTCGCGCCGACGCTGTCGGCCCCCGGTTCGCCGAACCGCGCCGACCCACCGGCGCCGCGGAAGCGGCGCCGGATGCGGAACGCGACGCGCGTCGTCCCGCTCCTGCCCGCCGTCGTCCTGCTCGTCGTGTTCCTGCTCGGGCCGGTCATCTCGTCGTTCTACGGCTCCTTCACGAACGCGGCGCTGACCGGCATCGACGCCGCGAACCAGCAGTTCGTCGGCTTCCAGAACTACGTCGAGCTCTTCCAGGACCCGGACTTCCCGAAGTCCGTGGTCCTGACGATCGTGTTCCTCATCGCCTCGGCGGTGGTGGGGCAGAACGTGCTCGGCCTCGGCCTCGCGCTGCTCATGCGCAGTGCGAACCGGGTCGTCCGCGCGATCGTCGGCACCTTCGTCGTCGCTGCGTGGGTGCTGCCCGAGATCGTGGCCTCGTTCGCGGCGTACGCGTTCTTCCACGACGAGGGGACGCTGAACACGTTCCTCGCGTCGCTGGGCATCAGCGGCCCGAACTGGCTCTACACGTACCCGATGATCGCGGTCATCCTCGCGAACATCTGGCGCGGGACGGCGTTCTCGATGCTCGTCTACTCGGCCGCCGTGCAGGAGGTCCCCGAGGAGATCACCGAGTCCGCCGAGGTCGACGGCGCGACCGGCTGGCAGCGTCTCGTCTACATCACGCTGCCGGTCATCCGGCGGAGCATCTCGACGAACCTCATGCTCACGACGCTGCAGACCCTGTCGGTCTTCACCCTCATCTTCGTGATGACGGGCGGCGGACCGGGCACGAACTCGTCGACCCTGCCGATCCTGGCGTACCAGGAGGCGTTCCAGTTCTCGCAGCTCGGCTTCGGGACGGCGATCGCGACCATCCTGCTCGTGGTCGGTGCCGTCTTCTCGATCATCTACATCAAGGCACTGAAGCCGGAGGTGGACTGA